The Triticum aestivum cultivar Chinese Spring chromosome 7B, IWGSC CS RefSeq v2.1, whole genome shotgun sequence genome window below encodes:
- the LOC123161487 gene encoding uncharacterized protein has protein sequence MYSPQRRGAPMAATVRTWLVVAALACALALALRSADAQEGEAQPTSSSAPAQKPNCAPGAATPCRVGALRDPENQEEEGLFNMNVKAPTGAGDSDSEDDYSDPDEPKDPDQSDDDELVVLGH, from the coding sequence ATGTACAGTCCTCAACGTCGAGGCGCACCCATGGCGGCGACCGTGCGCACATGGCTGGTGGTGGCGGCGCTGGCGTGCGCGCTAGCGCTGGCGCTGCGCTCGGCGGACGCGCAGGAGGGCGAGGCGCAGCCGACGTCGTCGTCGGCGCCGGCCCAGAAGCCCAACTGCGCTCCGGGCGCCGCCACGCCGTGCCGCGTGGGCGCGCTGCGCGACCCGGAGAACCAGGAGGAGGAGGGGCTGTTCAATATGAATGTGAAGGCGCCGACCGGCGCGGGTGACTCCGACAGCGAGGACGACTACAGCGACCCCGACGAGCCCAAAGACCCCGACCAGTCCGACGACGACGAGCTTGTCGTTCTCGGCCACTGA